The genomic segment CAGTTTGCCGTGCGTGGAAGCATCCTCGATGTCTATTCCTACAGCTGCGAATATCCGTTCCGTATCGACTTCTTCGGCGATGAGATTGACACCATCCGTACCTTTGATGTTGAGACCCAGCTCTCGCAGGCGAAGCGCACAGAGATAGAAATCGTGCCCGAACTCGCCCATATCGAGAGCAACAAGCAGTGTTTCCTCAATTTCCTCTCCGAAAGTACGCCAGTCGTTGCGAAAGACCTTTCTTTCGTTTGCGACCGCATCGCTCAGATCTATACCGAAGGCTTCTCATCGCAGAGCCTTACCGAGCAGCTGGAGGGAGCTACTGAGGTAGAGGCTGAGCGCATCAGGCGTGACATGAAGACCGAGTTCAACCTCGTTTCTCCGCTCGATTTCAAGAAGGCAGTAGCGGCTCATCTCCGTATCGAGTTCGGCAAGGTTGCTCCGTCAGAGAGTTCGGCTGTGATACCTTTTAATATCGCTCCACAGCCTCTTTTCCATAAGAATTTCAATTTGCTTTGTCAGACTCTGGAGGATTTCCTGCTCCAGGGTTACACCTTATATATATTGGCAGATAGCCAGAAGCAGCAACAGCGCCTGAAGGATATCTTTGAAAGCGAAGAGCTGAAGCGCTACGCCATCCGTTTTACACCGGTAGACAAGACGCTTCATGAAGGCTTTACTGACCATGACAAGAAGTGCTGTTTCTTTACCGATCATCAGATTTTTGACCGTTTTCATAAATATAACCTGCGCTCAGATAAAGCGAGAGCCGGCAAGATGGCACTCACCATGAAGGAACTGCAGGAGATGGAAGTGGGAGATTTTATCGTGCATGTAGACTTCGGTATCGGCAAGTTCGGCGGTCTGGTTAGGGTTCCTACGGGCAACAGCTATCAGGAAATGATCCGCATCGTCTATACGAACAATGACAAGGTGGATGTTTCTATCCACTCGCTTTATAAAATCAGCAAATATCGCCGCAGCGATACCGGTACTCCGCCTCGCCTGTCTACACTGGGTACAGGTGCCTGGGACAAACTCAAGGACAAAGCTAAGAAGCGAATCAAGGACATTGCGCGCGACCTGATCAAACTCTATGCCCAGCGCCGACGGGAGAAGGGATTCGCCTTCAGTGCCGACAATTATCTGCAGCATACGCTGGAGGCTTCCTTCCTGTATGAAGATACGCCAGACCAGAATAAGGCTACTCAGGAGGTGAAGAAGGATATGGAGAGCGGCAGACCGATGGACCGTCTGGTTTGTGGCGATGTGGGCTTCGGCAAGACTGAGGTTGCCATCCGTGCAGCCTTCAAGGCAGCGTGCGACAGCAAGCAGGTTGCGGTGCTGGTGCCTACTACCGTTCTGGCTTTCCAGCACTATCAGACTTTCAAAAAGCGTCTGGAAGGCATGCCTGTAAGGGTAGACTATCTCAGTAGAGCCCGTACTACGAAGGAAACCAGAGAGGTGCTTGACGCCCTGAAAGAGGGTAAGATTGATATCCTCATAGGTACGCATAAGCTGATATCAAAGACCGTGAAATGGCATGACCTGGGACTGCTCATCATCGATGAAGAGCAGAAGTTCGGTGTGTCTACCAAAGAGAAACTCCGTCAGCTCAAGGTAAATGTCGATACACTCACGATGAGTGCCACTCCGATTCCGCGAACCCTCCAGTTCTCTCTGATGGGCGCCCGGGATATGAGTATCATGCGCACTCCGCCACCTAACCGTTATCCGATTCATACCGAACTGGTAACGTTTAGTCGTGAAGTTATCTGCGATGCCATCAATTTCGAGATGAGCCGAAACGGACAGGTTTATTTCGTATGCGACAGAATATCCAAGCTTCCGGAGCTCAAGATGCTCATCGAGAAGCATATCCCAGACTGTAGGGTAGCAATCGGTCACGGACAGATGAAGCCAGAGGATTTGGAGAAAATCATCATGGGCTTTATCAATTACGATTATGATGTACTGCTTTCTACCACTATTGTAGAGAACGGTATCGACATTTCCAATGCCAATACGATTATCGTGAGCGATGCTCATCACTTCGGATTGAGTGACCTGCATCAGATGCGTGGACGCGTAGGAAGAAGCAACAAGAAGGCTTTCTGCTATCTGATGGCGCCACCTAAGAGTGTACTTACTCCTGAGGCGCGTCGCCGTCTGGAGGCGCTGGAGACGTTCAGCGAACTGGGTAGCGGCTTCAATCTTGCCATGCAGGACCTGGATATCCGCGGTGCGGGTAATCTGCTGGGCTCTGAGCAGAGCGGTTTTATGGAAGATCTGGGTTATGAAACCTACCAGAAGATTCTCTCTCAGGCTGTCACAGAGTTGAAAAACGAGGAGTTCTGTGATCTTTATCAGGAGAAGATGGATGAAGGTGCCCAGCTTACGGGTGATGATTTCGTTGACGATTGTGGCATAGAGAGCGATCTGGAGATGTATTTTCCTCAGACTTATGTGCCGGGCGACAGCGAGCGCATGCTCCTTTATCGTGAACTGGACCGTCTGGAGAGTGATGAGGAAGTAGAGGCTTACCGCAAGCGTATGATAGACCGTTTTGGTCCTGTGCCTCACGAAGCAGACGAACTGATGCATGTGGTAGGTCTGCGTAGGGTAGGCAAGAAGCTAGGTTGCGAGAAGATTATTCTCAAGCAGGGCTATATGCAGATGCAGTTTGTGAGCAATGTAAACAGTCCGTTCTACAGAAGTCAGATGTTTAACCGCATACTCGCTTACGTTACCAGTCATATTCAAGATTGTGTTCTGAAGGAAAAATTCAACAAGCGAATGCTTCGCATCAATGATGTGAAGACAGTAGGGCAGGCTGTAAATCTGTTGAATCAGATATCGCAGATAGATTTAGGTAATGAAACAGATGACTGATTTAAACTGAAAGAAAATAAATAAGACCACATGCGTTAATATTTGATTCAGTTTAATACATAAAAAAACATTGGAATCTCAATACCCCTATTGAGCTCCAATGTTTTATTTTTTTGTATAAGTAAAAGATGATGATAAGCGTTTCACAACGCATGTTGAATTTTTCTGATGCAAAGATACTATTTCCTGTTATAATAGTGGGGTAATATTTGATATTTTAGGTGTAATATTTGGTTGAAATCTTAGAAACCACACTGAATGCATACGTTCGTAACGAATAATACCTGTAGAATTAACTGATTGGTTGGACAAAAATATAAAAAATAGTGGAAAATCAGATAAAAAGTTTTTTATTTCATTTTTTATTTGTACCTTTGTTCAGGCATACAACAATTTTAAACATATATATATAAACATGAGACAGAAAAAGTACATCTTAAGCGAGCAGGAACTTCCTACTCTGTGGTACAACATTCAGGCAGATATGCCTAACAAGCCATTGCCACCGTTGAACCCTCAGACACACCAGCCAATGAATGCTGATGATTTGTCACACGTATTTAATAAGGAGTGCTCAAAGCAGGAACTTGATACAGAGCACGCTTGGATTGATATTCCGGAAGATGTGCTGGAGAAGTACACCTTCTACCGTTCAACCCCTCTTGTACGTGCTTACGCCCTTGAGGAGGCACTCGGTACTCCGGCGCATATTTATTTCAAGAATGAGAGTATCAATCCGTTAGGCTCTCATAAAATCAATTCAGCCATTCCTCAGTGCTACTACTGTAAGCAGGAGGGTGATACCAATGTCACTACAGAGACTGGTGCAGGCCAGTGGGGTGCAGCCCTCTCTTATGCAGCAAAACTCTACGGCCTGGAGGCAGCAGTTTATCAGGTAAAGATTACCATGCAGCAGAAACCATACCGTTCCAGTATCATGCGTACGTTTGGAGCCACTGTAGAGGGTTCTCCTTCCATGAGTACACGCGCAGGTAAGAACATTATCACACGTGATCCTCATCATCCTGGTTCGCTCGGTACTGCCATCAGTGAGGCTGTTGAGCTGGCTACAACCACACCGGGCTGTAAGTATACGCTGGGTTCTGTGCTCAATCATGTGGCACTTCACCAGACCGTCATCGGTCTAGAGGCAGAGAAGCAGATGGCGATGGCAGGTGAGTATCCTGATCAGGTGATTGCTTGTTTCGGTGGTGGTAGTAACTTTGGTGGTATTGCCTTCCCATTCCTCCGTCACAACTTCACAGGCGAGCGCCATACTGAGTTTATAGCTGCAGAGCCGGAGAGCTGTCCTAAGCTGACTCGCGGTAAGTTCGAGTATGATTTCGGTGATGAGGCAGGTTACACTCCATTGCTGCCAATGTTTACTCTAGGTCATGATTTCAAGCCTGCCAACATTCATGCAGGTGGTCTCCGTTATCATGGTGCTGGTATGATTATCTCCCAACTTCTGAAGGATGGTTATCTGCATGGTGTAGATATCCCTCAGCTAGAGTCATTCAAGTCAGGTATGCTCTTCGCTCAGACCGAGGGTATCATTCCTGCTCCAGAGAGCTGTCATGCGATTGCAGCCACTATACGTGAGGCTCTGAAGGCTAAGGAAGAGGGCAAGAAGAAGGTTATCCTGTTCTGTCTCTCAGGTCATGGTCTTATCGATATGCCGTCTTACGATAGCTTTATCAATGGCGATTTGCGCGATTATTCTGTGAGTGATGAAGAAATCCAGCACTTCCTCAAGGATGTGCCAAAGGTTGACTAAATTATAGTTAACAGTATATTACAAACAGTTGACAATTATTCTTTGAGATATATTGAAATAACAATTTCACATTATAAAAGAAGCCAGGCTGCGAAAAGCAACCTGGCTTCTTATTTAGAGATTCTATTCTCTTTTTTATTTTAGAAATTCTATTCTCAGTTCGAGACTTCTATCTTTCATTAGGAGTTCAACCACTCTTCGATAGCCTTAGCGATGACATCGAAGCTTGTGGTAGGCTCGAAGCGGGCTACAACCTGACCCTTCTTGTTAACGAGGAACTTGGTGAAGTTCCACTTGATGTCGGCACTCTCCTTGTAGTTAGGATCAGCCTCGCTCAACATCTTGTCGAGAACAGGGTAGAGAGGGTGGCTCTCGTCCCAACCAGCAAAGCCCTTACATTCTTTCAGAAATTTGAAGAGAGGGGCAGCATCGTCTCCGTTTACCTTGATCTTCTTGTAGCGCTGGAACTCTGTGCCGTATGTAAGCTTGCAGAACTGATGAATGCTTTCATCTGTACCAGGGGCTTGCTGACCAAACTGGTTGCAAGGAAAATCAAGTATTTCGAAACCTTGAGAATGATAGGTCTCATAAAGTTTCTCCAGTTCCTCATACTGAGGGGTGAAACCACACTTTGTAGCGGTGTTAACGATGAGCAGCACTTCGTTGGCATACTCCTTGAGGGAAACATCCTTTCCCTTTCTGTCTTTAACAGAAAATTCGTAAACAGTTCTCATTTTTTTTATCTTTATGTATGTGTTATCTATATTTCCGATCTCAACTTATATGATCTAGAGTGCAAAGATACTACTTTTCTCTTAGAATACTTCAAGAGTTTTTTTAAAAATTCTAAAAATCGAACAAAATCATAGATGAAGGAATAAGCGTAATATATATAATGTAGATAGATAGTGTATATCTGGGTAAACAGATACCATATAGCTGAGTATATAGATATCGGTTAGATATAGAATATAGAAGAATAAAATGTGTAGACGATATAACTACACAATATCAGTATGAAACAGCATAAAAATAAAAAATGCAGGATTTTCACAAACCCTGCATTCCTTTTTCTTTACCTCTTTTTCCTCAAAAAAACAAAGAAAAAAAGGTTTACGATTAATCTATCATTTAACTTTTCTAAGAACTTGTTGCAAAGATACTACATTTTCTTGTAACGCCAAACTTTTTCTCAGTTTTTTTTTAGTAAAAAGGGAAAATTAATCAAATACCCCCCCCATTTTTATACTTTTTTGCAATATTCGGTCAAAAAACAAAGCAAAACGGCTCAATTTTATGACTATTCTGCTTTTTTCCTTGCTTGAACGTTTTGCTGTGTACGATAACGAAGAAGGCTGTGCTCGGCAACAACTGAAGATAGGTCCTGTAATATGTATTCCTTTTTTGTCAATACAGATAAAAGCAGCCATCAGTAATGATGACTGCTTTCATCTGTAATGATGCGGGCTATCCCTGCGTTCTGTTTCTGTATTCAGTAGGCACGATACCCGTTTCTTTCTTGAATACCTTCGAGAAATACTTAGGGTCGGTGAAACCTACTGCGAAGGCGATACTGGTCAGTGTATCGTCTGTATTGCGCAACATCTCGCATGCCTTCTTGATACGTATATGGCGAACGAAGTCAACCGGTGTCATTCCGGTTGTTGCTTTCACCTTATTATATAGTACGCTTCGGCTCATACCGATTTCGTTCGAGATATCATCTATCTTGAGTTCCGGATTGCCTGAATTGGCAACAACAAACCTGAAGACACGCATCATGGTTCTGTCTTGAATCTGTGCCGCCATAAATGCCAGCTCGCTGTTGGGGTCTACCGCTTTGTTCTCGGCACTAGTTTCAGCCTGGTTAAGAGCAGGCAGAGGAGCTGCTGCAGGCAGTATTCGCAGGGCTGCTATGGCATCTTTATCGCCAGTTTCCTTCAGTTTTCTGATGACATCCAACTGAATGTTGCGGCGCTGGGTGAGGATAGCCTCTATTCGGCCGAGCAGATAAGGGGTAGAGAATGGCTTGGTGATATAGGAATCAACACCTTCATCAAAGCCTCGCTGCTGATTTTCTACGCTTGCCTTGGCCGAGAGAATCATCACTGGGATGTTGCTGAGGGTGGTATCCTGCTTGATCTCGTGAATCATCGACAAACCATCCATCACAGGCATGGTAATGTCTGTAAGGATAAAGTCGGGCGTCTCCTTGCGCGCCATCACCAAGCCAGCCTTTCCGTTCTCTGCGAGCAGCACGTTATAGGTAGGCGAGAGGATACTGTAGAGGAACTTGCGCAGGTCGGCATTGTCTTCAACTACCAGTACAGTCTGGTTTTTCAGTTCCGTTTCTACCTTTGCTTCTTTCTGTTCCTTGCCCATTTCTTCCGGTCGTTCAGCCTCTTCATCCTTTTCTTCTTTCTGTTTATTTACTTCTTCCAGATAGTCGGATGCATTGCGGTCGTCAATCTGTCCGTTCTCTTTCTCCCCTTCTGACAGGTCATAATCTTCCTCGCTCAGACCGCTGTTCGTACGGAAGTCTGTCTTGTTGCCATATCTCTGAACCTTGTCCAGCATTACCAGCATCTCGTTGGCATTGTCTGCCACCATTTTCAGCAGTTCCTTGCCCTTTCGGGTGATACCCGGTTCGGTATCCAAAACGGTTTTTACCGGGGCTCCGATGAGTGTTAGAGGGGTTCTCAGACGGTTGGCAGCATCGTTGTAGAACTCGTTCTTCATCACGCTCATCTCGTGGGTTACGTTCTCGCGCTGGCGCTGGTTGTAGGTATAGAAGATTGCGCCTACGATACCGAAGAACAGAATCAGCATCAGAAATTTGCCCCAGATGCTTTCCCAGAAGGTAGGGCGCACTTCGATAGGCAGTTCTGCCACATACTTGCTCCATACACCGTGAGAGTTGGTGGCTTTCACCTTGAGTACGTAATCTCCATGATTGATACGGTTGAAGCCGATGACATTGCTGCTTCCGTTCGATATCCACTCGCCTGGAGCTGTATAACCATCTATGCGATAGAGGTATCTGGTCTGATACTTACGCTGATAGTCGAGAGATGCGAAGGTGATGGTCAGATTTCGCTTGTTGGCAGGTATCACCACTTTATCCTTGTGCAGAATAGGTTCCGACTCTTTCTCTCCGCTATAGTGGAGGGAACAGAAGATGACTTTAGGCTGGTAGTTGCTCTTCTTCAGCGTAGCCGGATTAAAGGTGATCAGTCCCATCGGGGTACCTACCGAGATGTTGTTGCTTGCCGGATCGTGGTAAGGACGGCTTTGCGAGAACGACATGTTGAAGTCGAAATCGTTAGGTCCGAACACGTTGCACTGGCCCGTTTTCGGGTTTACGCAGTCGATACTCGATTCTCTGATTACCCAGATTCTTCCCTGGTTGTCTTCTACCATGCCCTGTACGATGCCTTCGTTAACATCGATGGCACGGAAGTATTGCATTTTCAGGTTGTCTTGCAGGAGCGATTTGCTCACAATCTCTTCCATAAAACCGCCCTGTTGCGAGATATACATCTTGCCGCTGGTGTGCTCTATGATATTGTTTATATCGTTTGCAGCCAGACTTGTTGTATCGTTCGGTATGTAGTAGGTCTTGTGGTAATTGATTTTTCTTGCGTTTGTAAAGGCATCACTGAAAGTGATGAGACCATCTGTAGTTCCTACGAGAATGGTTCCCGTAGTGGTGCAGCAGATGCGACGTATGCAATTGTAGTTCTGCTTCTCCCAAGGCAGTCCGTTCCGTTTACTGATGAAGCTGATACTGCCGTCTGCCGCCTCTTTTACCAGGGCAATACCGCCACCATAGGTACCTATCCAGATGCGTCCGGTGCGGTCGGCTACAATGTCTTGTATCTTGTCAAACGGCAGCGATGACGGGTTGTTGGCATCATAAACAAAGTGTCTTACCTGCATTTTATCTATCAGATAGACACCATTTCCGTTGGTTCCTATCCATGCTCTTCCCTTGATATCAAAGTGGATAGACATGATGCCCTTCTCGGCGAAGTTTACCTGCTGTGGCACAATCTGTCCGCTTGGCGACAGGTAGCCGATACTTTGGTAGGATGCGTTGAGCACCTGGATTATACCATTGTAATAACCAGCCCAGATATGTCCGTCTGGTGATGCATTTACCGAATGCACTTCGTCTTCGCCCACATCCAGCTTGTTGATGATGTAAGGATGGTTTTTGAAGATAATCTGTGTCAGGTCGTGAGAGCCTGTTACCCAGAGTATTCCCTGGTCAGAGAGTTCATATTTCGTAATCTTCGGTATGCGATAGTTGCACGATGAATTGCTTCTCAGCAGATAAGGCACCAGTTTTCCTGCCTTGCGGTCAAAATAACTGAAGGTTCCTCCCCTTGGTATTACCCAGAGGGTCTTGTTTTCGTCTTGTGTTATGAAATTGCTTTCGCAGGTTGTGCGGTCCATCGGGTCGTCTTGGTCGGCAAAGAGCCACTGCTTCTGTCCGGTCTTCGTGTTGACGAGGGTTACTCCTATACCGTCTGTAAATGCCCATACCATACCGAAATCATCGGTATAAATCTTCTTTACTTCTGACAGAGGCTGACTCGGGCTCTGTACGTTAATGATATCAAACTTAAAGGTGCGCGGGTTGTAGATTACTATACCCAGGTTGGTTGCCATCAGAAGCTGGTAACCTGTATTCTTCAGTTCGTTGATACGGGTTACTCCTTCCGGCATCGGTATCATGGTGAGTCGGTTCTGCAGGTCATATTTTGCCAGTTTGCCGTCTTCTGTTGCCAGAAATACGTCTTCTCCCACCCATCTGATCCATTTGAAAGGCAGCTTGCTTGGAAATTTCGAATGATATATGCATGCGCCTTTGTCGGTAAACACCCATTCTCTTCCATGTGTATCCTGATGGATGTACCATACATTTTTGCTTCTGAGTCCCTTTTCTCCTACTTTGATGAGTTCTATGTTAAGCTTGTCATAAGAATCTCCTGTTGTTCTAACAGTTATTCCATTTTCAGCTGTAATCCATGTAGTCCCGTTTTTCAATGAATATACTTGGTTCACGCGCATGTCTATATTGAACATTTCGTTTATTCTTTTTCCCAATGGTCTAAACTGACATAAATGGGTATCGTATACGTAGAGCTGGTGGTCGTATGTGATACACCACACGTTGTTGGTATAGGATGGTTCTATTTTCAGTATACGGTTGGTTGGCAGAATGTCAATATCATCGGGGTTGTCTCTGAAAGTATGAAACTTGTAGCCGTCATAGAACGACAGTCCGTTCCATGTACTGAACCACATGAGATTGTCTTTACCTTGTTTGAGGTCTGAGATGGTATTGGCAGCGAGTCCGTCTGTGATAGAGAATTTTCTCACATCGCAGTAGGGTACAGCTGCTGTCATGATGGTAGAGAGCAGTCCTAATAGGGTGATATATAATTTTCTTTTCATCATTTTTTATTCGTATACGTTTATTAATCGCAACAAAGGTAGTGAAAATAAATGAGATATCGTAGTTTTAGGTGTATTTTTTTATGTTATTGCATTAAATTATTCCACTTTTCATGTTATAGGGGTAATATTTGGTTGATTTGCTGGTGGTTCTTTTTTATGTTATGCCTAACAAAAAACTCCCCCGATAAATGAATATCGGGGGAGTAGTAGGGATATGTTGTTTTGAATTTGATTACTTCTGAATCATCTTCTTTCCGTTCTTGATGACTACACCCTTGTAAGCCTTGGTTACCTTCTGGCCTGCGAGGTTGTAAACAGGAGCGTTCTTTGCAGCTTCATCTGTTGTAATGTTAGTGATGCTGGTAGGTTCAAACTTTTCTACAGCCTTGATAGGGAGAACTTCAGGGATATTTTTGAATATTACACCGAAAATACCGGTTAAGGTATATTTTTCTCCTTCTGTTAATTTTGAAACACCACCAATACCGCTAAACTTATCGTAAATCATAATCTTGTTTTCACCATCATTAGCATAGTTGTTGAATTTACCTGTAGTATACTCTTCTTTGCTGAATGTGAACTCCTTAATCTTGATAAGGTCGTTGGTGTATTTGCCATCAAGGATGTCCTTTACAGTTGCAATAACAGGTTCAGCAGCTTCGTTGCTCTCTGTGATTTTGAGATTTTCGTCGTTTGTTTCCTTGCTTGCTGACAGATAAGGAATTCCTGCGTCATAAGCCAAATTTACCTTAACAGTACCGCTAATGATGCTGTTTACAGGCATATCGATTCCTAAAGTTCTCATTTCGATAGCAGTGTCACCTTCACGTACGTAAGTATTTACGGTTCCCTTGTAGCTGTTTACGTATAATACCTTTGCGTTTGTGAGTTTGAGATTGATGTAATCCTTAGCTTCTTTATTGTTAGCCAAGAGTTCCTTTACACTTGCTGCATCGGTGTACTCTATCTTGGTACCAGCAAGCGTAACTTTGATAGACTTGATTTGGGTGGTGCCAGCAATTGTATATACAACTTTGTTTGCATCACCTGTCCAAGAACCATTATTGTTAGTACCTACGTCAGCTTTGTTATTATCATTCCATTTTCCATTAATAATGTCGATAGAAGCAATCTTCTTGTCAGCAGGTGCTTGAATCGTAAGCGTTCCACTGTACATTCTGAGACGTGGTGACCTATTCCAGATTCGGTTTTCATTCGAACCAGAAGTTTTTTCAGAAACTGTTACAGAAATGCCATTTGTTGTACATGTCATGGCTTTGGTGATATCTCCATCTTTAGAATCTGAAGAAGATGTACCTGTCAGTTCTGGGAAGAGTGTTTTGTAATCATTGTCAAAGTCAAAAGTTACTTCCTGTGCAAACGTAACGCTAGCTACGAACGCCAGAACCAATGATAATGAATAGCGTAAAAATTTGTTCATAACTTAATAATTTTAAAGGTTTAACGTATAATTAATAAACTGTTGAAACTCATTTTGTGAGCGCATTCTTAGAATTTGCTTTGTGCTAAAAGCATGTTCTTTGAATAATTACTTATTTATGATGCAAAGATACGAAAAATATCGATACAATGTGTTAAGAAGGTGTTAAATCTTTGATACAGAGAAAGAAATATCATCAAAAAAGGCGGTTGTTTTTGAAAGAATAGGGATTTCCCCCTCAGTTTGTATCCTTTTCCCCTTTGATGCAGACGAAAAATCCACTACCTTTGCATCGAGTTCAAGAAAGAATGCTGTTCTTCGAGAACTCAATAATTAGAAGATATAAGAATATAAATAACTTAACTGATAAATTGATATGAAAAAATATAATCGG from the Segatella copri genome contains:
- a CDS encoding glutathione peroxidase, yielding MRTVYEFSVKDRKGKDVSLKEYANEVLLIVNTATKCGFTPQYEELEKLYETYHSQGFEILDFPCNQFGQQAPGTDESIHQFCKLTYGTEFQRYKKIKVNGDDAAPLFKFLKECKGFAGWDESHPLYPVLDKMLSEADPNYKESADIKWNFTKFLVNKKGQVVARFEPTTSFDVIAKAIEEWLNS
- a CDS encoding TrpB-like pyridoxal phosphate-dependent enzyme → MRQKKYILSEQELPTLWYNIQADMPNKPLPPLNPQTHQPMNADDLSHVFNKECSKQELDTEHAWIDIPEDVLEKYTFYRSTPLVRAYALEEALGTPAHIYFKNESINPLGSHKINSAIPQCYYCKQEGDTNVTTETGAGQWGAALSYAAKLYGLEAAVYQVKITMQQKPYRSSIMRTFGATVEGSPSMSTRAGKNIITRDPHHPGSLGTAISEAVELATTTPGCKYTLGSVLNHVALHQTVIGLEAEKQMAMAGEYPDQVIACFGGGSNFGGIAFPFLRHNFTGERHTEFIAAEPESCPKLTRGKFEYDFGDEAGYTPLLPMFTLGHDFKPANIHAGGLRYHGAGMIISQLLKDGYLHGVDIPQLESFKSGMLFAQTEGIIPAPESCHAIAATIREALKAKEEGKKKVILFCLSGHGLIDMPSYDSFINGDLRDYSVSDEEIQHFLKDVPKVD
- the mfd gene encoding transcription-repair coupling factor — protein: MEIQKIEKTYGRSPQADALFDLMGKKSVHSIFLQGLLCSSAPMFFASLQGKMRRSVLFVLDDADEAGYFYHDFTQMMGQEKVFFFPSSYRRAVKYGQRDAANEILRTEVLARLSSGGHFLVVTYPDALAELVVAKQNLDERILKLTVGQQIAQTDVVHTLRDFELKETDYVYEPGQFAVRGSILDVYSYSCEYPFRIDFFGDEIDTIRTFDVETQLSQAKRTEIEIVPELAHIESNKQCFLNFLSESTPVVAKDLSFVCDRIAQIYTEGFSSQSLTEQLEGATEVEAERIRRDMKTEFNLVSPLDFKKAVAAHLRIEFGKVAPSESSAVIPFNIAPQPLFHKNFNLLCQTLEDFLLQGYTLYILADSQKQQQRLKDIFESEELKRYAIRFTPVDKTLHEGFTDHDKKCCFFTDHQIFDRFHKYNLRSDKARAGKMALTMKELQEMEVGDFIVHVDFGIGKFGGLVRVPTGNSYQEMIRIVYTNNDKVDVSIHSLYKISKYRRSDTGTPPRLSTLGTGAWDKLKDKAKKRIKDIARDLIKLYAQRRREKGFAFSADNYLQHTLEASFLYEDTPDQNKATQEVKKDMESGRPMDRLVCGDVGFGKTEVAIRAAFKAACDSKQVAVLVPTTVLAFQHYQTFKKRLEGMPVRVDYLSRARTTKETREVLDALKEGKIDILIGTHKLISKTVKWHDLGLLIIDEEQKFGVSTKEKLRQLKVNVDTLTMSATPIPRTLQFSLMGARDMSIMRTPPPNRYPIHTELVTFSREVICDAINFEMSRNGQVYFVCDRISKLPELKMLIEKHIPDCRVAIGHGQMKPEDLEKIIMGFINYDYDVLLSTTIVENGIDISNANTIIVSDAHHFGLSDLHQMRGRVGRSNKKAFCYLMAPPKSVLTPEARRRLEALETFSELGSGFNLAMQDLDIRGAGNLLGSEQSGFMEDLGYETYQKILSQAVTELKNEEFCDLYQEKMDEGAQLTGDDFVDDCGIESDLEMYFPQTYVPGDSERMLLYRELDRLESDEEVEAYRKRMIDRFGPVPHEADELMHVVGLRRVGKKLGCEKIILKQGYMQMQFVSNVNSPFYRSQMFNRILAYVTSHIQDCVLKEKFNKRMLRINDVKTVGQAVNLLNQISQIDLGNETDD
- a CDS encoding hybrid sensor histidine kinase/response regulator transcription factor, which produces MKRKLYITLLGLLSTIMTAAVPYCDVRKFSITDGLAANTISDLKQGKDNLMWFSTWNGLSFYDGYKFHTFRDNPDDIDILPTNRILKIEPSYTNNVWCITYDHQLYVYDTHLCQFRPLGKRINEMFNIDMRVNQVYSLKNGTTWITAENGITVRTTGDSYDKLNIELIKVGEKGLRSKNVWYIHQDTHGREWVFTDKGACIYHSKFPSKLPFKWIRWVGEDVFLATEDGKLAKYDLQNRLTMIPMPEGVTRINELKNTGYQLLMATNLGIVIYNPRTFKFDIINVQSPSQPLSEVKKIYTDDFGMVWAFTDGIGVTLVNTKTGQKQWLFADQDDPMDRTTCESNFITQDENKTLWVIPRGGTFSYFDRKAGKLVPYLLRSNSSCNYRIPKITKYELSDQGILWVTGSHDLTQIIFKNHPYIINKLDVGEDEVHSVNASPDGHIWAGYYNGIIQVLNASYQSIGYLSPSGQIVPQQVNFAEKGIMSIHFDIKGRAWIGTNGNGVYLIDKMQVRHFVYDANNPSSLPFDKIQDIVADRTGRIWIGTYGGGIALVKEAADGSISFISKRNGLPWEKQNYNCIRRICCTTTGTILVGTTDGLITFSDAFTNARKINYHKTYYIPNDTTSLAANDINNIIEHTSGKMYISQQGGFMEEIVSKSLLQDNLKMQYFRAIDVNEGIVQGMVEDNQGRIWVIRESSIDCVNPKTGQCNVFGPNDFDFNMSFSQSRPYHDPASNNISVGTPMGLITFNPATLKKSNYQPKVIFCSLHYSGEKESEPILHKDKVVIPANKRNLTITFASLDYQRKYQTRYLYRIDGYTAPGEWISNGSSNVIGFNRINHGDYVLKVKATNSHGVWSKYVAELPIEVRPTFWESIWGKFLMLILFFGIVGAIFYTYNQRQRENVTHEMSVMKNEFYNDAANRLRTPLTLIGAPVKTVLDTEPGITRKGKELLKMVADNANEMLVMLDKVQRYGNKTDFRTNSGLSEEDYDLSEGEKENGQIDDRNASDYLEEVNKQKEEKDEEAERPEEMGKEQKEAKVETELKNQTVLVVEDNADLRKFLYSILSPTYNVLLAENGKAGLVMARKETPDFILTDITMPVMDGLSMIHEIKQDTTLSNIPVMILSAKASVENQQRGFDEGVDSYITKPFSTPYLLGRIEAILTQRRNIQLDVIRKLKETGDKDAIAALRILPAAAPLPALNQAETSAENKAVDPNSELAFMAAQIQDRTMMRVFRFVVANSGNPELKIDDISNEIGMSRSVLYNKVKATTGMTPVDFVRHIRIKKACEMLRNTDDTLTSIAFAVGFTDPKYFSKVFKKETGIVPTEYRNRTQG